One Sebastes umbrosus isolate fSebUmb1 chromosome 6, fSebUmb1.pri, whole genome shotgun sequence DNA window includes the following coding sequences:
- the LOC119489770 gene encoding MAP kinase-activated protein kinase 2-like isoform X2 encodes MSDQLQPAFPTTQQQQQQQQQQQANLNSAPFPQCLVKPLNNPLQIKPVNNPLQIKRTVITDDYRVTSQVLGMGINGRVLEIFHKDSGDKYAVKMLQDCPEARREVELHWRVSPCPHIVPIIDVYENLYQGRKCLLIVMECMDGGELFSHIQDRGNHAFTEREASDIMKSIGEATHFLHSINIAHRDIKPENLLYTSKRPDASLKLTDFGFAKEITTLNSLATPCFTPYYVAPEVLGPEKYDRSCDMWSLGVIMYILLCGYPPFFSYHGLAISPGMKRRIRNGQYEFPNQEWCDVSEEAKQLICGLLKTEPTQRMNITEFINHPWINSVEVPQTPLHTSRVLHEEQDVWEQVKEEMTNALQTMRVDYDQIKIKTIEDSTNPLLLKRRKKSKNSAKQLPG; translated from the exons ATGTCGGATCAGCTCCAGCCGGCTTTCCCAAcaacccaacaacaacaacaacaacaacaacaacagcaggctAACCTGAACTCTGCTCCTTTCCCTCAGTGTCTGGTGAAACCTCTAAACAATCCTCTGCAGATCAAACCTGTAAACAATCCTCTGCAGATCAAGAGAACCGTGATCACAGACGACTACAGGGTCACCAGTCAGGTGCTCGGGATGGGGATCAACGGCAGAGTGCTCGAGATATTCCACAAAGACAGTGGAGACAAGTATGCAGTAAAG aTGCTGCAGGATTGTCCGGAGGCCAGACGGGAGGTTGAGCTCCACTGGAGGGTGTCACCTTGTCCCCACATTGTACCCATCATAGATGTTTATGAGAACCTCTACCAGGGCAGGAAGTGCCTCCTCATCGTGATGGAGTG catGGATGGAGGTGAATTATTCAGTCATATCCAAGACAGAGGGAACCATGCATTTACAGAAAGAG AGGCCTCTGACATCATGAAAAGTATAGGAGAAGCCACACATTTCTTGCATTCCATCAACATCGCTCACAGAGACATCAAG CCAGAGAACCTGCTGTACACCTCCAAAAGGCCCGATGCCAGCCTCAAGCTGACAGATTTCGGGTTCGCCAAAGAAATCACCACCTTAAACTCTCTAGCAACACCGTGTTTTACACCATACTATGTTG CTCCAGAAGTCCTTGGCCCAGAGAAATATGACAGATCGTGTGACATGTGGTCTCTGGGTGTCATTATGTATATTTT ACTTTGTGGATATCCTCCCTTTTTCTCATATCACGGTCTAGCGATATCCCCGGGAATGAAAAGACGGATCCGTAATGGACAATATGAGTTCCCCAACCAAGAGTGGTGCGATGTGTCTGAGGAAG CCAAGCAGCTAATCTGCGGTTTACTGAAAACCGAGCCCACCCAGAGAATGAACATCACCGAGTTCATAAACCATCCCTGGATTAAT TCAGTGGAGGTCCCGCAAACGCCTCTTCACACCAGCCGCGTGCTGCACGAGGAACAAGATGTCTGGGAGCAGGTTAAG gaGGAAATGACAAATGCCCTGCAAACGATGAGAGTGGACTATGatcaaattaaaatcaaaacCATTGAAGACTCAACTAATCCTCTACTCttgaagagaagaaagaaaagtaaaaactcAGCCAAACAACTCCCAGGCTAG
- the LOC119489770 gene encoding MAP kinase-activated protein kinase 2-like isoform X1 has protein sequence MSDQLQPAFPTTQQQQQQQQQQQANLNSAPFPQCLVKPLNNPLQIKPVNNPLQIKRTVITDDYRVTSQVLGMGINGRVLEIFHKDSGDKYAVKMLQDCPEARREVELHWRVSPCPHIVPIIDVYENLYQGRKCLLIVMECMDGGELFSHIQDRGNHAFTEREASDIMKSIGEATHFLHSINIAHRDIKPENLLYTSKRPDASLKLTDFGFAKEITTLNSLATPCFTPYYVAPEVLGPEKYDRSCDMWSLGVIMYILLCGYPPFFSYHGLAISPGMKRRIRNGQYEFPNQEWCDVSEEAKQLICGLLKTEPTQRMNITEFINHPWINQSVEVPQTPLHTSRVLHEEQDVWEQVKEEMTNALQTMRVDYDQIKIKTIEDSTNPLLLKRRKKSKNSAKQLPG, from the exons ATGTCGGATCAGCTCCAGCCGGCTTTCCCAAcaacccaacaacaacaacaacaacaacaacaacagcaggctAACCTGAACTCTGCTCCTTTCCCTCAGTGTCTGGTGAAACCTCTAAACAATCCTCTGCAGATCAAACCTGTAAACAATCCTCTGCAGATCAAGAGAACCGTGATCACAGACGACTACAGGGTCACCAGTCAGGTGCTCGGGATGGGGATCAACGGCAGAGTGCTCGAGATATTCCACAAAGACAGTGGAGACAAGTATGCAGTAAAG aTGCTGCAGGATTGTCCGGAGGCCAGACGGGAGGTTGAGCTCCACTGGAGGGTGTCACCTTGTCCCCACATTGTACCCATCATAGATGTTTATGAGAACCTCTACCAGGGCAGGAAGTGCCTCCTCATCGTGATGGAGTG catGGATGGAGGTGAATTATTCAGTCATATCCAAGACAGAGGGAACCATGCATTTACAGAAAGAG AGGCCTCTGACATCATGAAAAGTATAGGAGAAGCCACACATTTCTTGCATTCCATCAACATCGCTCACAGAGACATCAAG CCAGAGAACCTGCTGTACACCTCCAAAAGGCCCGATGCCAGCCTCAAGCTGACAGATTTCGGGTTCGCCAAAGAAATCACCACCTTAAACTCTCTAGCAACACCGTGTTTTACACCATACTATGTTG CTCCAGAAGTCCTTGGCCCAGAGAAATATGACAGATCGTGTGACATGTGGTCTCTGGGTGTCATTATGTATATTTT ACTTTGTGGATATCCTCCCTTTTTCTCATATCACGGTCTAGCGATATCCCCGGGAATGAAAAGACGGATCCGTAATGGACAATATGAGTTCCCCAACCAAGAGTGGTGCGATGTGTCTGAGGAAG CCAAGCAGCTAATCTGCGGTTTACTGAAAACCGAGCCCACCCAGAGAATGAACATCACCGAGTTCATAAACCATCCCTGGATTAAT CAGTCAGTGGAGGTCCCGCAAACGCCTCTTCACACCAGCCGCGTGCTGCACGAGGAACAAGATGTCTGGGAGCAGGTTAAG gaGGAAATGACAAATGCCCTGCAAACGATGAGAGTGGACTATGatcaaattaaaatcaaaacCATTGAAGACTCAACTAATCCTCTACTCttgaagagaagaaagaaaagtaaaaactcAGCCAAACAACTCCCAGGCTAG
- the LOC119489770 gene encoding MAP kinase-activated protein kinase 2-like isoform X3, which yields MSDQLQPAFPTTQQQQQQQQQQQANLNSAPFPQCLVKPLNNPLQIKPVNNPLQIKRTVITDDYRVTSQVLGMGINGRVLEIFHKDSGDKYAVKMLQDCPEARREVELHWRVSPCPHIVPIIDVYENLYQGRKCLLIVMECMDGGELFSHIQDRGNHAFTEREASDIMKSIGEATHFLHSINIAHRDIKPENLLYTSKRPDASLKLTDFGFAKEITTLNSLATPCFTPYYVAPEVLGPEKYDRSCDMWSLGVIMYILLCGYPPFFSYHGLAISPGMKRRIRNGQYEFPNQEWCDVSEEAVSGGPANASSHQPRAARGTRCLGAG from the exons ATGTCGGATCAGCTCCAGCCGGCTTTCCCAAcaacccaacaacaacaacaacaacaacaacaacagcaggctAACCTGAACTCTGCTCCTTTCCCTCAGTGTCTGGTGAAACCTCTAAACAATCCTCTGCAGATCAAACCTGTAAACAATCCTCTGCAGATCAAGAGAACCGTGATCACAGACGACTACAGGGTCACCAGTCAGGTGCTCGGGATGGGGATCAACGGCAGAGTGCTCGAGATATTCCACAAAGACAGTGGAGACAAGTATGCAGTAAAG aTGCTGCAGGATTGTCCGGAGGCCAGACGGGAGGTTGAGCTCCACTGGAGGGTGTCACCTTGTCCCCACATTGTACCCATCATAGATGTTTATGAGAACCTCTACCAGGGCAGGAAGTGCCTCCTCATCGTGATGGAGTG catGGATGGAGGTGAATTATTCAGTCATATCCAAGACAGAGGGAACCATGCATTTACAGAAAGAG AGGCCTCTGACATCATGAAAAGTATAGGAGAAGCCACACATTTCTTGCATTCCATCAACATCGCTCACAGAGACATCAAG CCAGAGAACCTGCTGTACACCTCCAAAAGGCCCGATGCCAGCCTCAAGCTGACAGATTTCGGGTTCGCCAAAGAAATCACCACCTTAAACTCTCTAGCAACACCGTGTTTTACACCATACTATGTTG CTCCAGAAGTCCTTGGCCCAGAGAAATATGACAGATCGTGTGACATGTGGTCTCTGGGTGTCATTATGTATATTTT ACTTTGTGGATATCCTCCCTTTTTCTCATATCACGGTCTAGCGATATCCCCGGGAATGAAAAGACGGATCCGTAATGGACAATATGAGTTCCCCAACCAAGAGTGGTGCGATGTGTCTGAGGAAG CAGTCAGTGGAGGTCCCGCAAACGCCTCTTCACACCAGCCGCGTGCTGCACGAGGAACAAGATGTCTGGGAGCAGGTTAA